The Eleginops maclovinus isolate JMC-PN-2008 ecotype Puerto Natales chromosome 18, JC_Emac_rtc_rv5, whole genome shotgun sequence genome segment TGTTGAGTGaatttattgttaatattgagTTAAGTAAGGCTCATATGATGAATGTTTACAATTGTATTTAGCCTGCCTAAGGTTACAGAACTAAGCAATTAACTCATGTTCAGATGTCCTAATTATTTAACACTTAATTGGAGACGGGAAAAATTAAGAGGTGTGTAACCTTTAAAACATTCGGCTTTTAAAAGTGACTGCTCTGCATTGACACAACATGTTGACTCTTAAAAGTGCACCATGTCAGGTCAGGTTTTCCAAaaaattaattataataatacactttgtttatatagcacctttcatagCATAGTTAAAAAGTTCTTTCACATACAAATACAGAGAGCAAGCGAATTAAACAACAGCTTCTAAAGAACACATTGAAAAAcacatagaaaataaaacaaaaatacatagaataagaataaattaaaaataaaataagactcAAAATTATGATTAAATGTTGCTGTTCTTGAGAGGAAAGATCAGCTCTGTAGAGAAGCTAAAGTCTGAACGCAAGCTAACAAACATGCTAACCTGATTTCAGAGGCGGCTTGTGGTTGATGGCATTATGGAACATCGAAGCAAGTCCGCCTGTAAGCGCCAGCCACATCGAGTTCCTGTTGAAGACTGACGGGGGAGGGAGAGCCTTCGCCTCCTCCGGTAAGAACCACATGATGACAATTCCCCCCTTTTATACAGAAGTATAAGTGACCTCCCGACTAGCTTAGTTTATCGGCTATCACCTCTCGTAGGAAGTCAAGGACGTGCTGTGTAACCGCATGAAACGTCCGGGCACAACACATGAGAACCGCTTCAGTTCCGTCTGTCTCGTTTCCTAGCAACCATTCAATGCCAGAAGGTACAATTTTACATTGACCAACAAATGTGATTTAATTTCAATGATTCAACATTGGTTAGATTTGTATACAAATAACATATCCAAATAcaataaaggttttatttacattacacCTCTAACGTTACAGTAGGTGGGCTCGCTGTAAGCAACTGCAATATTAAACTACTGACGTTGTAGCCTTGTATTTAAAAGATAGCGTTAGAGAGACTTAAAGATGTATATGAATACATATATTAGGAGTCCTAATTAGGACCTTAGGACCATACGAGTTTGACATTGTTAGCATTAGTCGCCAGATGAGCACCTCTAGGCTAACACTGTAGCTGTATCAGTACACTACCATTTTCAGTAGCGTAAGTAGGGAAGTAGGTAACGTAGTTAGCAGGGACGTGCACAGACATTTGGAGGGGCTATTGCTCTTAACCGGAAAAAGGGCTTCTAACTAATTACCTTAAATAAACTCACTAATTAATGAAACCAGTTCAATACgcattattcttattcttatcaTTCTTTATGAGCGCAGTAACGGTAAGGTATTGAATTACTTATTAATTTAGTATTCCATAACTTAATAACAGAGATGGTCAAACTAAAATGGTAGAGACATGGCAGAAATCCTACAATGAAGCGAGACAGTGAAGCCTTCTCCCTTTGTGAGAGGGCGATCAAGAGAAGAGAGCGAGTGTTGAGGGAGTTTACGGAGCAGATGAGAAGACATAGATGCACAATAACAAGTATATTGaggtgtttttctgtaaataacCGACGGTGTGAAGAGGAAGTAAAGTCcccaattttccaaaatcccGACACTAGAGGCGGTCTTAACGCATCGGCACCAATAGCCTACACTATACTAAATATTATATGTATACAACgtaaaatgtgtaatcacaCACTTAGCGATatagaacataaataataaaaactaacctggtttaaaacacttttgtggCCATACTGTGTGGAATTAGTTCACACTGAAACGAGTTATTCATTCAGAATTTCGCGGGCAATtatatagaagaagaagaagaagaagaagaagaagaagaagaagaagaagaagaagaagaagaagaagaagaagaagaagaagaattagaagaagaagaagaattagAAGaagaattagaaaaaaaaaagaataacgCTGCTAACGCTAAATGCTAACGCTAAGGCTACACTAATTGTATTGCTGCGAACAAGCACCACGCTATTGAAACATCAACTTTGCTATAATGTTATTTCAACttgctatgtgtttttaaagcatatttgaaaACGGGGACATTACCGGGGACAGATTGACCCGGGGATTGGCCACCAAAGCCAGTCAGGCATTTGGTATGATCACCTTAGAGAGGTATGAGGCCGGACTCGGAGGGCTTTCCTTTACTCTCAGCTGTCAGATTGTAAACAAAGTCACGTGACTGGGGGCAGATGACAGCGCTGACAAGGTGTGTTTCCCCCAGCGAGACGCTACAATACTTATTGTTGGCTTATCTTGTTGATTCGGCCGCAacggaaaaaataaaaaactctcactctctccagaaGGGCAGGTCAGCCAAAAAGGGCAAACGGGCCATGGCAACATTAGCCCGTACCTGTGCACGTCCCTGGTAGTTAGTTAAAGCGTATAAGAAGGCCTACTTCAATTTTTGGATTCATGacaggaaatattttattttgtaacaaatAGGTGAAGGAATTGTGCAGtatcaaaacacaaaactaattGGGTTATGCCTGCATGACAGAAGTAAAacatatgaatgaatgaagggACACAAATTAGTTTAATCACATTGAGAATATACGTTTTCAATTAGTGTTTggttttttgttgcttttctatttttctgaatattaaacaaaatatccATGATAAATAGGGAAAAGTTTCCCCCCCAAAAGCCTTTAAACATTATCAGTTCTATCaatccaaaaatatttttgtaatgCAACTGAAAAAGCTGTCCCAAAAAAAGGACCTAGCTGAAACCAAGGTGGTAAATCATATCCATGCATTTTATTCTCTACACTGAGTGATGATGGTATCTTTTGCATGGGAACTGATGACATCATCTGAGtgcagtcctcctcctcctcctcctcctcctcctcctcctcctcctccatcagacAGGCTGCTGCCGAGCTGCTGAGGATACACAGCCAAAGGAAATATGCCCTGCCCAGCAGTGGCTTTGCCTATTTGATGAGGTGACCTATGCATGCCAAGTGGTTTTAAGTCCGGGGATATCCCCTTGTTTTTGGTAAGTAAAAACTATATCTCGGTTAGCAGAGATGACTTAGATTTCTCTCTCCTGCATCTGCAGATTGTGCCAAAATGGCTAGTTGCACGGTAGCTGCTAGTTGCTACTTTCGCTAGCTTCGCCCTAATGGCCATCGACACAGGCTGAAAGCAAATCATTATTTGGAAGAAATGTAACGGTAACTTAGATTCAGTCCATGCAAAATGTGCTATAATGTTGATTTCCAttacaaaacaagaaaaaagggcGGAAGAGGAAATGCGACACAGTCAACAATTTGTATGCAAATGATTTCAGTAAACGTAACCCTAGAATATGGTCCATTGTATTTAGGGTGGCATTCGGTGATTTGCATCTTCTGGCAAACAACAGTttgatttcttttattattattattttacaatgaGACGTTTTCACGCACGCACAGGCCTACTCAAAGCTGGTGTCGGAGCAAATGTAACGGTATATTCCAGAGAATACTAAAGTTGTGTTACTATCTATTACATGCATCTCACCGTGTAATGTGTGGACAATGACAGAAGCAACAGACCCATCAGCTACAGATATGCGTTTAATATTGCAGATCATTCTTTCCAGCAGTGTTTCCAGCCTCCGTGGCTCCGTTATAGCTCTAAAAGGGTGCACGACCCCCTAAAAACTGCGATGAGCAAAACTATTAGGAAATGAGAGGACCAAACATTTCCTCTGTGGTCAGTGGCATTAATGATAGACTATGAAAACcaagtaaagaaaatgttgtattttatggCATATCAAACCAGAATCAAGGAGGGGCAACTATAACATTAATCACCATATCATTTTACTGATACTTGTTGAACATAAACTGTAGTTTTGAGTAAGTTGTTAAattttttgaatacattttgttatCATCCATTTTCCAGCACTGTTAGTGTATTTATGCAATACACCTAGATCAgaatcaaaatgtactttctgaAGATGTGAACCACGCCATAATTCATTAACAAGTGAAGATTATTCAGCTAAAATGTCAGCTGTTATCCTTCTGAGGATGCAACAGTTAGTTATTGTTTCCTCAGCATCCTAACTTCACCACCTTTCAGAATTGTACCAGTAGCATCAACATCCACTTGAAATGTGATCCACTTCGTCAAATGCCATGCattgatttcatttaatttaataccccatattttccttttatttttttacagtttaacatGAGCATGGAAGATTATGACTACCTGTTCAAAATAGTTCTGATTGGAAATGCTGGAGTTGGGAAGACATGTCTTGTCCGGCGTTTTACTCAGGTTTGTATGAGTTTCAGTTTATGAGTTTGAAGTAATTAATTTACAGAGTATAAGAGTATCATACTCtctatttctgttttcattttaggGCCTTTTCCCACCTGGACAAGGGGCTACTATTGGAGTAGATTTCATGATTAAAACAGTGGAAATCAAAGGGGAGAAGGTCAAGGTACCCAGACATCGAAACGTTGTTTTATACATAATCAGATCATGCCTTAATgtttatcaaaaatattttcaatggAAAGTGGTTGATTTCATAAACTTTGTTTTCTAGCTGCAGATATGGGACACAGCTGGGCAGGAGAGATTCCGCTCCATTACTCAGAGTTATTACCGTAGTGCCAACGCCCTCATTCTCACATACGACATTACTTGTGAGGACTCCTTCAGGTGCCTTCCAGAGTGGCTGAGGGAGATCGAGCAGTATGCCAACACCCAGGTGGTGACTATATTAGTCGGTAAGATTTACTTTGCACTTGATTAAGTGcggggcctttaaaaaaaaaaatcagtgttAATCATTAGAACACTGAAAAATGGTGTGCAATTTCTTTTATTGAACCAGACTGCTTTCACTTTAAACATGAttgaacatacattttattgtgtgATTTTCCCTtcataataattgtattttaatcaaaatattAGACACTGTCTTTGCTTAAATGTACCACACACAAGCATTCACACACGCCATTTTAGTATCTATTTCATATCCTTGAGATGAAAGGGCAGTTTCCCCCACTAGTGGGCTCTTTGTCCGCATTAGTCTGACAATTGGTCACTCTAGTTTGGCCTTCTGCTTTTACAGCAACTAGGGTCTTTTTTCTCTAACTAGTTCCAACATAAGCCTTACTAGTGATTCCAGGCAACACACTAGTGCCACTGTAGTCTCTAACTACTGACATAAAACAAGTGAAGATTTTAAGCCACACTCAAAACAGTATGACTATTGAG includes the following:
- the rab30 gene encoding ras-related protein Rab-30, which encodes MPSGFKSGDIPLFLFNMSMEDYDYLFKIVLIGNAGVGKTCLVRRFTQGLFPPGQGATIGVDFMIKTVEIKGEKVKLQIWDTAGQERFRSITQSYYRSANALILTYDITCEDSFRCLPEWLREIEQYANTQVVTILVGNKIDLSEKREVLRQRAEDFAESQSMLYLETSAKESDNVEKLFLDLACELIREAKQNKLDNNDTAPMPGEGKTISYLTCCNLN